From a single Pseudoalteromonas nigrifaciens genomic region:
- the recC gene encoding exodeoxyribonuclease V subunit gamma gives MLNIIQSNRMEALQAQFHQLLKTNPLASPFDKEVVLVQSPGMSQWLKIGLSENLGVAAQVDFPLPSSFIWQLYQQLLPNVPKESAFNKPNLAWKLFAILPSCVNEPLYLPLKTYLEGDIDGQKTFALCEKIADVYDQYLMYRPHWIATWDSGTDELDDVDVTIAPWQPDLWRRIVQLSLELGQSQFHRANMQGQLLAALETMDNSLLPQRISLFGISAIASSQLEVFTALSEKTEVFLFFFNPSEHYWGDIIDEKTAAKISAKYAKMPLVEAQEKKQTNPDEEYYFIGNPLLSSWGKLGRDYFEQLVQLDARWIDGFIDVFDDTLLGQIQSEIYQLAFKGESLTDNKEWFINDEGKLPISATDTSITLSDCHTPLREVERLHDYLLNLFNQNPALTPKDIIVMMPDVGTYSPYIEAVFGGAQGSRFIPYALADLAIEQEKPVLSSFASLANLPFSRFGVSDILDLLQVTQIAEKFGLEAHEYEQIQYWLERVGVKWGINADHKSSFDLPAIDLNTWQHGLNRLLLGIAMRDEQCPFNGIYSADEVEGMALDTLNKLVHFIDVLQSFKEQLTPDDTLTNKAHVLSELLSAIYESESDDSWDLLVLQNVLEELQKHHNNGDYSKAVSQRIVSYLIKQGIQEKGVGQRFLVGQVNFCTLMPMRAVPFKVVCMLGLNDADYPRNVQPIGFDLVPYSKKQKGDRSRKLDDRYLFLEALLSARDNLYMSYIGRSCFDNQPRMPSTLVSELLEYIGRSFALSDDSEKTLPECLISQQHLQPFNSHYYLANEQANTVLSNHSYNPIWLPSESITPQVVSALNATPPEQLELDVFIRSVCNAQESFYQQSLGLRLPQFNEVVKDEEPFSLDALRRYFYLDEILEANINELPLSTEQILQRGELPQANVGSLIFESMQHRVDALAGQVKEQIKGGKSDPIKVALELENTKIEGWLNHIYLQKQVFYRSASIKAKDLIKGFIYHLVAQSMEQQVETLILGLDKQVTFAPISKTDADALLLDWFELYKALRNEPVAFFPVSGYEYVKNGGDIAKAMSKFSPQYIGRGEGENPYIRLTVQSLNDCQDEFIQWSDKLLAPLFAHAKESDHASA, from the coding sequence ATGCTCAATATTATTCAATCAAACCGTATGGAAGCACTGCAAGCGCAGTTTCATCAGTTATTAAAAACCAACCCATTAGCAAGCCCATTCGACAAAGAAGTGGTACTGGTGCAGTCACCGGGTATGTCGCAGTGGCTAAAAATTGGTTTGAGCGAAAACTTAGGTGTAGCGGCGCAGGTGGATTTTCCGCTGCCTTCGAGCTTTATTTGGCAGTTGTATCAGCAACTTTTACCAAATGTACCTAAAGAGTCGGCGTTTAATAAACCCAACCTTGCATGGAAACTGTTTGCTATTTTACCAAGCTGTGTTAATGAGCCACTGTATTTACCGCTAAAAACCTATTTAGAGGGCGATATTGACGGCCAAAAAACCTTTGCCTTGTGTGAAAAAATAGCCGACGTGTACGACCAATATTTAATGTACCGCCCGCATTGGATTGCCACATGGGATAGCGGTACAGATGAACTTGATGATGTTGATGTAACCATAGCCCCGTGGCAACCTGATTTATGGCGACGCATTGTACAGTTAAGCCTAGAGCTTGGGCAAAGTCAGTTTCATCGCGCGAATATGCAAGGACAACTGCTGGCAGCGCTTGAGACAATGGACAACAGCTTATTACCACAACGCATTAGTTTATTTGGTATATCGGCCATTGCCAGCTCGCAGCTTGAAGTATTTACAGCGCTGAGTGAAAAAACCGAGGTATTTTTATTCTTTTTTAATCCCAGTGAGCATTATTGGGGCGATATTATTGATGAAAAAACCGCCGCTAAAATAAGTGCAAAATACGCCAAAATGCCGCTGGTGGAAGCGCAGGAAAAAAAGCAAACTAATCCCGATGAAGAATACTACTTTATAGGCAACCCACTGTTATCCTCGTGGGGTAAATTAGGTCGCGACTACTTTGAGCAGCTAGTACAGCTAGACGCCCGTTGGATTGATGGTTTTATTGATGTGTTTGACGACACCTTACTTGGGCAAATACAAAGTGAAATTTATCAGTTGGCGTTTAAAGGTGAGTCACTGACCGATAACAAAGAGTGGTTTATAAACGACGAAGGTAAATTGCCTATAAGTGCAACCGACACCAGCATTACGCTAAGCGATTGCCATACACCGCTTCGAGAAGTTGAGCGTCTGCATGACTACTTACTTAATTTATTTAATCAAAACCCTGCGCTTACCCCCAAAGACATAATAGTAATGATGCCCGATGTAGGCACTTACAGCCCGTACATTGAAGCCGTTTTTGGTGGTGCACAAGGTAGTCGCTTTATTCCTTACGCACTTGCCGATTTAGCCATAGAGCAAGAAAAACCTGTGCTTAGCTCGTTTGCGAGTTTAGCTAATTTACCGTTTTCGCGCTTTGGTGTGTCGGATATTCTCGATTTATTACAAGTGACACAAATAGCCGAAAAATTTGGCCTGGAGGCACACGAGTACGAGCAAATTCAATATTGGCTGGAACGTGTTGGCGTTAAATGGGGTATAAATGCCGATCATAAAAGCAGCTTTGATTTACCCGCTATCGATTTAAATACCTGGCAACACGGGCTTAACCGTTTATTACTAGGTATTGCGATGCGCGACGAGCAATGCCCGTTTAACGGCATTTATAGCGCCGATGAAGTAGAAGGCATGGCGCTTGATACGCTTAATAAGCTAGTGCATTTTATTGATGTGCTACAAAGCTTTAAAGAGCAATTAACGCCCGACGATACGCTTACCAACAAAGCGCATGTTTTAAGCGAGTTGCTTAGTGCAATTTACGAGAGCGAAAGCGACGACAGCTGGGATTTATTGGTGCTGCAAAACGTGCTCGAAGAGTTACAAAAGCATCATAATAATGGCGACTACAGCAAAGCGGTATCGCAGCGTATTGTTAGTTACTTAATTAAACAAGGCATTCAAGAAAAAGGCGTAGGGCAGCGGTTTTTAGTGGGGCAAGTTAACTTTTGTACCCTAATGCCAATGCGCGCCGTGCCATTTAAAGTGGTGTGTATGCTGGGTTTGAATGATGCCGACTACCCGCGTAACGTACAGCCGATTGGTTTTGACTTAGTGCCTTATTCTAAAAAACAAAAAGGTGACCGATCACGTAAATTAGATGATCGTTACTTATTTTTAGAGGCGCTACTCAGTGCCCGCGATAACTTATACATGAGTTACATTGGTCGCTCGTGTTTTGACAACCAGCCGCGCATGCCATCAACCCTTGTGAGCGAGCTGCTAGAATATATTGGGCGTAGCTTTGCATTAAGCGACGACAGCGAAAAAACACTGCCAGAGTGTTTAATTAGCCAACAGCATTTACAGCCCTTTAATAGCCATTATTATTTAGCCAATGAGCAAGCAAACACTGTGCTGAGCAACCACAGCTATAATCCAATTTGGCTGCCAAGTGAGTCAATAACCCCACAAGTCGTGAGCGCGCTTAATGCAACACCGCCTGAGCAGTTAGAGCTCGATGTGTTTATTCGCAGTGTTTGCAACGCCCAAGAGAGTTTTTATCAACAAAGTTTAGGATTGCGATTACCGCAATTTAACGAAGTAGTAAAAGACGAAGAGCCCTTTAGCCTAGACGCATTGCGCCGCTATTTTTACCTTGATGAAATACTCGAAGCCAACATTAACGAGCTGCCACTTAGTACAGAACAAATATTGCAACGCGGCGAACTACCACAAGCCAACGTAGGTAGCTTAATATTTGAGAGCATGCAGCACCGAGTAGACGCATTGGCAGGGCAAGTGAAAGAGCAAATTAAAGGGGGCAAAAGCGACCCTATAAAGGTAGCCCTCGAACTAGAAAACACTAAAATAGAAGGCTGGTTAAACCATATTTATTTGCAAAAACAAGTGTTTTATCGCAGCGCTAGTATAAAAGCGAAAGATTTAATTAAAGGCTTTATTTATCACCTAGTAGCGCAAAGTATGGAGCAACAAGTAGAAACGCTAATACTTGGGCTTGATAAACAAGTTACCTTTGCGCCAATAAGTAAAACCGATGCCGATGCATTGTTACTTGATTGGTTTGAGTTATACAAAGCACTGCGCAACGAGCCCGTGGCGTTTTTTCCGGTAAGTGGCTACGAGTACGTAAAAAACGGTGGCGATATAGCAAAAGCCATGAGTAAATTTAGCCCGCAATACATAGGGCGAGGCGAGGGCGAAAACCCCTATATTCGCTTAACGGTACAATCGCTTAACGACTGCCAAGACGAGTTTATACAGTGGAGCGATAAATTACTCGCACCGTTATTTGCACACGCTAAGGAGAGTGACCATGCAAGCGCTTAA
- the recB gene encoding exodeoxyribonuclease V subunit beta — translation MQALNPLTMPLTGQSLIEASAGTGKTYTITGLYLRYLLGMQIADDANSLLNKPLSVEQILVVTFTDAATQEIKDRVRNRIITARDALLGQDPKDELIAGVIAAVDDKHRAFDLLDAAAKSMDEAAIFTIHGFCQRMLKQHAFESGVAFNLEFILDERDILLETIKDFWRAFVYPLNKEKTDAILGVFAAPEALFGKVSSILNKANAQITPQVNLDDVWQARDEYIIRVPAFKKAVLEQEFIAAIKGSGLSGSKTPGRKGSLAALEAFCLGGDLFFEFGTSKYSFEVWSSENLSDISNYKKNQPLFTHPLLTEFDQLAALNNTINQGLAIAVVQHAAKWVKAAVIKRKQEQSVITPDDLLSNLHSALNNEQGNVLAQKIAQLFPVAMIDEFQDTDPIQYGIFSKIYQQEHTTLAMIGDPKQAIYGFRGADIFTYIGAKEAVQKQQQFTLGTNFRSSSDVVSSVNSLFGKHANSFIYNDAIPFNAVAAKGKKADESFLIDGQAATAFEFCVFSDTAADEKNKPTGKAIGQQHLATFFANKIVTLLTQAEQGRACIGEQPVSAADICILVRDRVEAQIMKKALSNAKIASVYLSRESVFSQELSHHLLNFLTALHGQYDESLLRGVLAGPLFCLSYNEIYALADDEAQWQEHLNFFAQLNHIWNKQGVMAMLERLMSHNQLSAKWQGLGYNVERWLTDFRHLGEILQQKQIELEGTLRLLRWFAQKVSQQDGETVQVRLESDANLVKIVTMHASKGLEYPLVFMPFASGYRETKEALYHNNGTLIYDLSKGDDALQKAEQERLAEDLRLLYVALTRAVHFCAIGMYNIGQGQSSRLVIQSSALGHVLFAGLEITSSQIWRNHLADFCSEHTGMDYQQFTSEDLLAQGTLSFNNNVDAQQTLSINNVTANIERNWRATSFSALSFKKHIDHLAPGRSDEDHEKDEFAVQEDEAPSAYSFPKGAKPGSCLHEIFEQIDFTSPIEHPVNKEHNLADVIKRSLEKYHISEHWQDVTQQWILDVLACPLNGDSNVNADASGNSTSGNNISGNSSLVNSNGLSLSQLAPSDCLVEMEFNLPLKSLSAPQLNEILIKHFGFEHSKLEFSHVKGLLKGFIDLIFCHQGKYYILDYKSNYLGSNAADYEHDMLEQAMSSHQYHLQYLIYTVALHRLLKQRIADYSVETHLGGVYYTFLRGMPAGQGVYFKKLTTEQVTILDGLFSQGAML, via the coding sequence ATGCAAGCGCTTAATCCACTTACTATGCCACTAACAGGGCAAAGCTTAATTGAAGCCAGTGCCGGTACGGGTAAAACGTATACAATTACTGGTCTATATTTACGTTACTTATTGGGAATGCAAATAGCCGATGATGCAAACTCGCTATTAAATAAGCCGCTAAGCGTTGAGCAAATACTGGTGGTAACTTTTACCGATGCTGCCACGCAAGAAATTAAAGACCGCGTGCGTAATCGTATCATCACCGCGCGCGATGCACTTCTTGGGCAAGACCCAAAAGATGAACTTATAGCAGGAGTTATAGCTGCCGTTGATGATAAACACCGCGCCTTTGATTTACTCGATGCAGCGGCTAAATCGATGGACGAAGCGGCTATTTTTACCATTCATGGCTTTTGTCAGCGCATGCTAAAACAACACGCGTTTGAGTCGGGTGTGGCGTTTAACTTAGAGTTTATTTTGGATGAGCGCGACATATTGCTCGAAACCATTAAAGATTTTTGGCGCGCCTTTGTATATCCACTCAATAAAGAAAAAACCGATGCTATTTTAGGCGTGTTTGCCGCGCCAGAAGCTTTATTTGGCAAAGTGTCGAGTATTTTAAATAAAGCGAATGCGCAAATAACCCCGCAAGTAAACTTAGATGATGTATGGCAAGCGCGTGACGAGTATATAATCCGTGTACCTGCATTTAAAAAAGCGGTATTAGAGCAAGAGTTTATAGCTGCGATTAAAGGCTCGGGCTTAAGTGGTTCTAAAACGCCAGGGCGCAAAGGCAGCCTTGCAGCACTTGAAGCCTTTTGTTTAGGCGGCGATTTGTTTTTTGAATTTGGTACTAGCAAGTATTCGTTTGAGGTATGGAGCAGTGAAAACTTAAGCGATATAAGTAACTATAAAAAAAATCAGCCGCTATTTACACATCCGCTATTAACTGAATTTGACCAACTGGCAGCACTTAATAACACCATAAACCAAGGGCTAGCAATTGCTGTAGTGCAGCATGCGGCAAAGTGGGTAAAAGCAGCCGTAATAAAGCGCAAGCAAGAGCAAAGCGTGATCACCCCAGATGATTTACTTAGCAATTTACACAGTGCATTAAATAACGAGCAAGGCAATGTACTGGCGCAAAAAATTGCCCAGTTGTTTCCGGTGGCTATGATAGATGAGTTTCAAGATACCGATCCGATTCAGTACGGTATTTTTAGTAAAATTTACCAGCAAGAGCACACTACACTGGCGATGATTGGCGATCCTAAACAGGCTATTTATGGTTTTAGGGGCGCAGACATTTTTACCTATATTGGTGCCAAAGAAGCGGTGCAAAAACAGCAGCAATTTACGCTAGGTACTAACTTTCGCTCTAGCAGCGATGTAGTAAGCAGCGTAAACAGCTTATTTGGTAAGCACGCTAACAGTTTTATTTATAACGATGCCATACCGTTTAATGCAGTAGCAGCTAAAGGTAAAAAAGCTGACGAGTCGTTTTTGATTGACGGACAAGCAGCCACTGCGTTTGAATTTTGTGTATTTAGCGACACCGCCGCAGATGAAAAAAACAAGCCGACAGGCAAAGCCATTGGGCAGCAGCACTTAGCCACCTTTTTTGCCAATAAAATAGTTACTTTACTAACGCAGGCCGAGCAAGGGCGAGCCTGTATTGGTGAACAGCCAGTAAGCGCTGCAGATATTTGTATATTAGTGCGCGACCGTGTTGAAGCGCAAATAATGAAAAAGGCCTTAAGCAACGCTAAAATTGCCAGCGTGTATTTATCGCGCGAGAGTGTGTTTAGCCAAGAGCTTAGCCATCACTTACTTAATTTTTTAACTGCGTTGCATGGCCAGTATGATGAGTCGCTATTACGTGGGGTGTTAGCAGGGCCGTTATTTTGTTTAAGCTATAACGAAATATATGCACTGGCAGATGACGAGGCACAATGGCAAGAGCACTTAAACTTTTTTGCGCAACTTAACCATATTTGGAACAAGCAAGGCGTTATGGCAATGCTTGAGCGCTTAATGAGCCACAATCAACTTAGTGCTAAATGGCAAGGCTTAGGCTACAACGTTGAGCGCTGGCTTACCGACTTTAGGCACCTTGGAGAAATACTACAGCAAAAACAAATTGAGCTTGAGGGCACACTGCGTTTACTGCGCTGGTTTGCACAAAAGGTAAGCCAGCAAGATGGCGAAACAGTGCAAGTACGCCTAGAGAGTGACGCTAATTTAGTTAAAATAGTGACTATGCACGCCTCAAAAGGGCTTGAGTATCCGCTGGTATTTATGCCCTTTGCTAGTGGCTATCGTGAAACAAAAGAAGCGCTGTATCATAATAATGGCACACTAATTTACGATTTAAGTAAAGGGGATGACGCACTGCAAAAAGCAGAGCAAGAGCGCCTTGCCGAAGATTTACGCTTACTGTATGTAGCACTCACTCGCGCGGTACACTTTTGTGCTATTGGTATGTATAACATTGGCCAGGGGCAAAGTAGCCGTTTGGTAATACAAAGCAGCGCCCTGGGGCATGTGTTATTTGCAGGGCTTGAAATTACGAGCAGTCAAATTTGGCGTAACCATTTAGCCGATTTTTGCAGCGAGCATACAGGTATGGATTATCAGCAATTCACCTCAGAGGATTTATTAGCTCAAGGTACTTTAAGCTTTAATAATAACGTTGATGCTCAGCAAACATTGAGTATAAATAATGTAACAGCCAATATTGAGCGTAATTGGCGAGCAACTAGCTTTAGTGCGCTGAGCTTTAAAAAGCATATCGACCACCTAGCGCCTGGGCGCAGTGATGAGGATCATGAAAAAGATGAATTTGCCGTACAAGAAGACGAAGCACCTTCTGCGTATAGCTTTCCTAAAGGGGCAAAACCGGGGAGTTGTTTACACGAAATTTTTGAGCAAATAGATTTTACTAGCCCAATAGAGCACCCAGTTAATAAAGAGCACAATTTAGCAGACGTTATTAAACGCAGCCTAGAGAAGTACCATATTAGTGAACACTGGCAAGATGTTACTCAGCAGTGGATATTAGACGTTCTTGCTTGCCCGCTTAATGGCGATAGCAATGTTAATGCTGATGCCTCAGGTAATAGTACCTCAGGTAATAATATCTCAGGTAACAGCTCTTTAGTTAATAGTAATGGCCTGAGCTTAAGCCAACTAGCGCCAAGCGATTGCCTAGTAGAAATGGAGTTTAACTTACCGCTTAAAAGTTTAAGTGCGCCGCAGCTTAATGAAATTCTTATAAAACATTTTGGTTTTGAGCACAGTAAGCTCGAATTTAGCCACGTAAAAGGGCTGTTAAAAGGTTTTATCGATTTAATATTTTGCCACCAAGGTAAATATTATATTTTAGATTATAAATCTAATTACTTAGGTAGTAACGCTGCTGATTACGAGCACGATATGCTTGAGCAAGCCATGAGTAGCCACCAGTACCATTTACAGTATTTAATTTACACCGTAGCGCTGCATCGTTTGCTAAAACAGCGTATAGCTGATTACTCAGTTGAAACTCATTTAGGCGGCGTGTATTACACCTTTTTACGCGGCATGCCAGCTGGGCAAGGTGTGTACTTTAAAAAGCTCACCACTGAGCAAGTGACTATTTTAGATGGTTTGTTTAGCCAAGGAGCCATGTTATGA
- the recD gene encoding exodeoxyribonuclease V subunit alpha, which yields MSELNNQPGLFDQEFDQELDQELELNEQNPTLSTAVPLLTYLLSENRIRIVDVKLAEMLSKSNSDSEKAHNEMFYLVLLLCLSQQSQHSCLTLSEVDWSNPFNLRRSDVSKAQGSVPDKLSPFSEGFNYEQVLSYLQNHTSVGDNKPLQLFNQRLYFARLAGYEQTLASRLLTMSERKLNINNELLAALLNEYFTPDVNITTDWQKVACAIAATKGFSVITGGPGTGKTTTVTKLLAILQSLYKTAPLSIKLVAPTGKAAARLSESILGAKDKLTNIPADIKTLIPESAQTIHRLLGVKPFTNKFRHNKANPLHLDVLIIDEASMVDLSLMAKLIEALPAHARLILLGDKDQLASVDTGSVMSDLCQGLVLGQTPGYSPARCDELNNLCFNGEAKLIAQSNSAFKLADCIAFLQHSYRFDAQSGIGQLALAVNTNNTGVLNYVEQESVEGRFKDVILDYDFIAKPIEKLVKSAASKYTHYLSLIAQGASVAEVHKAFASYQLLAAVREGDYGVNSLNQRIERVLQQQGLITLSPNQRHYTGMPIMVSQNDYQLKLFNGDIGILMPDESGQLKALFIDEQGNQRAFSAARLPAHDKVYVMTIHKSQGSEFSYTAMVLPPLKQARMGINRQLVYTGITRAKNTFELVADKKVLLLAMNKSVSRASGLYERLKLE from the coding sequence ATGAGTGAACTAAATAATCAACCGGGCCTTTTTGATCAAGAGTTTGATCAAGAGTTAGATCAGGAGCTTGAGCTAAATGAGCAAAACCCTACTTTAAGCACAGCAGTGCCTTTACTTACCTATTTACTTAGCGAAAACCGCATTCGCATTGTGGATGTAAAGTTAGCTGAAATGCTCAGTAAAAGTAACAGCGATAGTGAAAAGGCGCACAATGAGATGTTTTATCTGGTGCTATTACTGTGTTTATCGCAGCAAAGCCAGCATAGTTGTTTAACCTTAAGCGAGGTTGATTGGAGTAACCCTTTTAATTTACGCCGCAGCGACGTTAGTAAAGCACAAGGGAGCGTGCCAGATAAGCTAAGCCCGTTTAGTGAAGGGTTTAATTATGAGCAGGTGCTTAGCTATTTACAAAACCATACAAGCGTTGGAGACAACAAACCACTGCAACTGTTTAATCAACGCCTTTATTTTGCGCGCCTTGCCGGATACGAGCAAACATTAGCGAGCCGTTTACTAACAATGAGCGAGCGTAAACTTAATATAAATAATGAGTTATTAGCTGCGCTACTTAATGAGTATTTTACACCCGATGTAAACATTACCACCGATTGGCAAAAAGTAGCCTGTGCTATTGCAGCCACCAAAGGTTTTAGCGTTATTACTGGCGGCCCAGGTACTGGTAAAACGACCACTGTGACTAAATTACTCGCCATTTTACAGTCGCTTTACAAAACCGCACCGCTGAGTATTAAGCTGGTGGCACCTACAGGTAAAGCTGCAGCGCGTTTAAGCGAATCAATTTTAGGCGCTAAAGATAAGCTCACTAATATACCCGCTGATATTAAAACGTTAATCCCCGAAAGTGCACAAACTATTCACCGATTATTAGGGGTAAAACCCTTTACCAATAAATTTAGGCACAATAAAGCGAATCCACTGCATTTAGATGTGTTGATTATAGATGAAGCCTCAATGGTCGACTTATCGCTGATGGCAAAACTAATTGAGGCATTACCTGCACATGCACGGTTAATACTCTTAGGTGATAAAGATCAGCTGGCCTCGGTAGACACCGGCAGCGTAATGAGCGACTTATGCCAAGGGTTAGTACTGGGGCAAACACCTGGTTATTCACCTGCACGATGTGATGAGCTAAATAACTTATGCTTTAACGGCGAAGCTAAATTAATAGCGCAAAGTAATAGCGCGTTTAAACTTGCCGATTGCATTGCATTTTTACAACACAGCTACCGCTTTGATGCACAAAGTGGTATTGGTCAACTTGCGTTAGCGGTAAATACCAATAACACAGGTGTTTTAAATTACGTTGAGCAAGAAAGTGTTGAGGGGCGTTTTAAGGATGTGATTTTAGATTACGACTTTATAGCTAAACCTATCGAAAAATTGGTTAAAAGCGCTGCAAGTAAATACACACATTACCTTAGTTTAATTGCTCAAGGTGCAAGCGTTGCAGAGGTGCATAAAGCCTTTGCAAGTTATCAGTTACTGGCCGCGGTGCGTGAAGGTGATTACGGAGTTAATAGTTTAAATCAGCGTATTGAGCGCGTTTTACAACAACAAGGACTTATTACCCTAAGCCCGAATCAGCGCCATTATACCGGTATGCCAATAATGGTAAGCCAAAACGATTATCAGCTTAAGTTGTTTAATGGCGACATTGGTATTTTAATGCCCGATGAAAGCGGCCAGCTTAAAGCACTATTTATAGACGAGCAGGGGAATCAACGGGCGTTTTCGGCAGCACGCTTACCTGCGCACGACAAAGTATATGTAATGACTATACATAAATCACAAGGATCAGAGTTTAGCTACACCGCCATGGTATTGCCGCCGCTAAAACAAGCCCGCATGGGGATAAATAGGCAGTTAGTGTATACCGGCATAACGCGTGCTAAAAATACCTTTGAGCTGGTGGCAGATAAAAAAGTATTGTTACTGGCAATGAATAAAAGTGTGTCTAGGGCATCTGGTTTATATGAGCGTTTAAAGCTTGAATGA
- a CDS encoding alkaline phosphatase D family protein, producing the protein MKIITAVVLTNLLVSFSALSAPSKILFGSCGHQDKSIPIFDAINKEQSDLFIFLGDNIYGDTNNMSVLANKYQRLGAKPGFKTLKAQTPIIAMWDDHDYGQNDAGKEYPHKEESRQIMLDFWQEPANSPRRTRPDGIYTSYTYGEGEQTVQVIMPDLRWNRDALNAVSKLEYDTKRKLNNQGPYSPSHVKGASMLGEAQWQWLEQELKKPAAIKLIASSLQLLPDFTGWESWANFPDDRKRLFTLIKKHKVNGVVIISGDTHWGEISQYKHNLDYPLIEMTSSGLTEKWKNVSPNTHRIGDFTHQVNYGDLSIDWQQADPSISLQLKDIDGKAIMQSQFKLSSISPY; encoded by the coding sequence ATGAAAATAATAACCGCGGTAGTATTAACCAACTTACTTGTAAGCTTTAGTGCTTTGAGTGCTCCCTCTAAAATATTATTTGGCTCGTGCGGGCATCAAGATAAAAGCATTCCTATATTCGATGCTATAAACAAAGAGCAGAGCGATTTATTTATATTTTTAGGTGACAATATTTATGGCGACACCAATAATATGAGCGTACTTGCTAATAAATACCAGCGCTTAGGAGCAAAGCCCGGTTTTAAAACACTAAAAGCGCAAACGCCTATTATAGCTATGTGGGATGACCACGATTATGGCCAAAACGATGCAGGTAAAGAGTATCCGCATAAAGAAGAGTCGCGGCAAATTATGCTCGATTTTTGGCAAGAACCTGCAAACTCACCACGACGCACTCGCCCTGATGGTATTTATACCTCGTATACGTATGGTGAAGGTGAGCAAACTGTGCAGGTGATTATGCCAGATTTGCGCTGGAACCGAGATGCGTTAAACGCAGTAAGTAAGTTGGAGTACGACACTAAGCGCAAACTAAATAATCAAGGCCCGTATAGCCCAAGTCATGTTAAAGGCGCATCAATGCTTGGTGAGGCGCAGTGGCAATGGCTTGAACAAGAGCTTAAAAAGCCCGCGGCTATAAAGCTAATTGCCTCAAGCTTACAGCTACTTCCCGATTTTACAGGGTGGGAGTCGTGGGCTAATTTCCCCGACGATCGAAAGCGTTTATTTACACTGATCAAAAAGCATAAAGTAAACGGCGTAGTTATTATTAGCGGCGATACCCACTGGGGCGAAATTTCACAGTATAAGCACAACCTTGACTACCCACTAATAGAAATGACCAGTTCTGGCCTAACCGAAAAATGGAAAAATGTAAGCCCTAACACACACCGAATAGGGGATTTTACCCACCAGGTTAATTACGGCGATTTAAGCATAGACTGGCAACAAGCCGACCCGTCAATTTCATTACAGCTCAAAGATATTGATGGTAAAGCAATAATGCAAAGTCAGTTTAAACTCTCAAGCATTAGCCCTTATTAA